The candidate division TA06 bacterium DNA window CACACAACAGAAACTGTGTGCTCTTTTTGATTTGGAAAAATATCAACTATCAGTTGTATAATACATTTTGTTTTTTAAAACACCTTGAATAACAAGCAGTTGTGAATTGTTTTTACAAATAACTAGGAAACTTGCGCTAGCAAGCAAAAAGAACGGGACATTGTACATTGGAGTGACTAACAACCTGATACTTCGAGTAAGGGAGCACAAAGGGGGCTTTGTCGAGGGCTTCACCAAGAAGTATAACGTTCAAATGCTTGTTTATTTCAAAACGTATGAGGATATCGGGGACGCTATCCTGCGAGAGAAGAGACTTAAGAAATGGAACCGTAAATGGAAAATTGAACTGATAGAAAAAATAAATCCGGATTGGAAAGACCTGTATAAAGATCTACGGTAATCACTGGATTCCCGCTTTCGCGGGAATGACAGGTAGTTTTAGGAGCATAGAAAATGATCAAGTCCTTCTCCGATCTGATGACTGAGGCCAAGGCCAAGGGGCCGAAAAAAGTGGCCGTGGCCGTGGCCCAGGACGGGGTGGTGCTCGAGGCGCTAGCCATCGCCCATCAGGAGAAGATCGCGCAGCCGCTGCTGTTCGGCGACAAAAAGGCGATCGAAGAGGCGGCGGCCAGGGCCAAGGTCGGCATCGCCACATGGGAAATCAACGACATCATCGACATGGCCGAGGCCTCCCGGGCGGCGGTGGCCGCCGTCAAATCCGGCCGGGCCGACTTCCTGATGAAGGGCCTGGTGGCCACCGCCACCTTCCTCAAGGCCGTTCTGGACAAGGAGGCGGGGCTGCGCACCGGGCGGCTGCTGTCGCATGTGGCGTTGATGGAGGTGGCGGGC harbors:
- a CDS encoding GIY-YIG nuclease family protein, producing the protein MTRKLALASKKNGTLYIGVTNNLILRVREHKGGFVEGFTKKYNVQMLVYFKTYEDIGDAILREKRLKKWNRKWKIELIEKINPDWKDLYKDLR